The Solanum lycopersicum chromosome 6, SLM_r2.1 genome has a window encoding:
- the LOC101266642 gene encoding protein DETOXIFICATION 49-like: protein MCNKQTSSPLLSTKDTTNMFPLLIPKTPTNLLHDHKNTTTHFTLIFIEAKSIANIAFPMILTALLLYSRSLISMLFLGQLGGLALAGGSLAVGFANITGYSILSGLAMGMEPICGQAFGAKKYNLLGLTLQRTILLLLLTSFPIALLWINMKNILVYCGQDEDIATEAQSYLIYSLPDLFAQSLLHPLRIYLRTQSITLPLTFCAIVSISLHVPINYLLVTKLNLGVKGIALSSVWTNLNLVISLIIYIIISGVHKKTWENLSTECLKGWKELLNLAIPSCISVCLEWWWYEIMILVCGVLINPRATVASMGILIQTTSLIYIFPSSLSFSVSTRVGNELGAREPKKAKIAAIVGLAGSFVLGFSALFFAVTVRKIWAKMFTNDQDILTLTSLVLPIIGLCEIGNCPQTTGCGVLRGSARPKVGANINLVCFYLVGMPVAVVLSFYAGFDFEGLWLGLLAAQASCMVTMLMVLLRTDWDLQAERAKHLTGTTLLYGVDENEINIDQSKQLLTENNDNSLC, encoded by the coding sequence ATGTGCAATAAGCAGACAAGTTCACCACTACTCTCTACCAAAGACACCACCAACATGTTCCCCCTTTTGATCCCTAAAACCCCAACAAACCTATTGCATGATCACAAAAATACTACTACCCATTTTACCCTTATCTTTATTGAAGCTAAATCCATAGCCAATATTGCTTTTCCCATGATACTTACTGCTCTCCTCCTTTACTCTCGATCCTTAATTTCCATGCTCTTCCTTGGACAACTTGGCGGCTTAGCCCTAGCTGGTGGTTCACTAGCCGTTGGATTCGCTAACATCACCGGTTATTCAATCCTATCTGGCTTAGCTATGGGTATGGAACCTATTTGTGGACAAGCTTTTGGTGCCAAAAAATACAATCTTCTTGGACTCACCTTACAAAGAACTATATTATTGCTTCTTTTAACTTCATTTCCTATCGCGCTactctggatcaacatgaaaaATATCCTTGTTTACTGTGGCCAAGACGAAGATATAGCTACGGAAGCACAATCCTACCTTATATACTCACTTCCTGATTTATTTGCGCAATCATTACTTCATCCATTGCGTATTTATCTTAGGACTCAATCCATAACATTGCCTCTTACATTTTGCGCCATTGTATCAATTTCTCTCCACGTACCTATAAATTATCTTCTTGTTACCAAACTTAATTTAGGTGTCAAAGGAATTGCTCTGAGCTCTGTTTGGACTAATTTAAACCTCGTTATCTCTTTAATTATCTATATCATCATCAGTGGTGTGCATAAGAAAACCTGGGAGAATTTATCAACAGAGTGTTTGAAAGGATGGAAAGAACTTTTGAATTTAGCGATTCCTAGTTGTATTTCGGTATGCCTGGAATggtggtggtatgagatcaTGATTTTGGTGTGCGGAGTTTTGATAAATCCGAGGGCAACCGTTGCATCAATGGGAATTTTAATTCAAACGACGTCGTTGATTTACATATTTCCATCATCTCTTAGTTTCAGTGTATCGACAAGAGTGGGCAATGAGTTAGGTGCTAGAGAACCAAAGAAAGCGAAAATTGCGGCCATTGTAGGGCTTGCTGGCAGCTTCGTATTGGGATTTTCAGCTCTGTTTTTTGCGGTTACAGTAAGGAAAATTTGGGCAAAAATGTTTACCAATGACCAAGACATTCTGACATTGACGTCTTTAGTATTGCCGATAATTGGGCTTTGTGAAATTGGAAACTGCCCTCAAACGACTGGGTGTGGGGTGTTGAGAGGAAGTGCAAGGCCAAAAGTCGGTGCGAATATTAATTTGGTTTGTTTTTATCTAGTGGGAATGCCTGTAGCTGTTGTACTGAGTTTTTATGCAGGATTTGATTTTGAAGGTCTATGGTTGGGATTGTTGGCCGCGCAGGCGTCGTGTATGGTAACAATGTTGATGGTTTTGCTTCGTACAGATTGGGATTTACAAGCAGAGAGAGCTAAACATCTCACTGGAACAACTCTTCTCTATGGGGTTGATgagaatgaaataaatatagacCAATCTAAACAACTCCTAACAGAAAACAATGATAATTCTCTCTGTTAA
- the LOC138349310 gene encoding secreted RxLR effector protein 161-like — protein MEKEFEMSMMGALTFFLGPQIKQSSNGISISQFKYIKELLNKFNMFDSKPIDTPMGTNPKLITDESDSLVNQTMYRRIIGSLLYLTTSRHDIVYSVGMCARFQTCPRDSHLKAAKRILRYLKKTGDLVLFYLAGDTFDLVGFADADFAGYQVDRKSTSGLAHFLGSSLISRGTKKQNSVALSIVEDEYVAVVACCSQLLWIK, from the coding sequence atGGAAAAGGAATTTGagatgagcatgatgggtgCATTGACCTTCTTTCTGGGGCCacaaatcaagcaatcatcaaatggaaTCTCAATCAGTCAGTTTAAGTACATTAAGGAGCTGTTGaataaattcaatatgtttgattctaaacctattgatactcctatggGAACAAACCCCAAGCTTATAACAGATGAATCTGATTCTCTTGTGAATCAAACCATGTATAGGAGAATCATTGGATCCTTGTTGTATCTGACTACTAGCAGACATGATATTgtatatagtgttggaatgtgtgctAGATTCCAAAcatgtcctcgtgattcacaTTTGAAGGCTGCAAAACGTATTTTAAGATATTTGAAGAAGACAGGGGACCTGGTCCTTTTCTATCTAGCAGGTGACACTTTTGATCTTGTTggttttgcagatgctgattttgctggttatcaagttgacagaAAGAGTACTTCTGGATTGGCCCATTTCCTTGGATCTTCACTCATTTCTCGGGGAACTAAGAAACAGAATTCTGTAGCTCTTTCAATAGTTGAAGATGAATATGTAGCAGTTGTTGCATGCTGTTCACAATTGTTATGGATCAAGTAA
- the LOC101268109 gene encoding ethylene-responsive transcription factor ERF025-like, with protein MAAYHFNDNSPSLENLSPTGGGSSTRHPNFRGIRQRNGKWVSEIREPRKTTRIWLGTFPIPEMAAVAYDVAALALKGPDAQLNFPDRAYSYPVPASLSAADIRTAAANAAAARAPPLSEINTAAGGGQGQEFVDEEEIFGMPKLLDDMAEAMLVSPPRMHQYDESPENSDADSLWGYP; from the coding sequence ATGGCTGCTTATCATTTTAATGACAATTCTCCTTCATTAGAAAATCTTTCACCCACTGGGGGAGGAAGTAGCACTAGGCATCCCAATTTCAGAGGAATTCGACAGAGGAATGGGAAATGGGTCTCCGAAATTCGCGAGCCTCGAAAGACCACACGTATATGGTTAGGTACTTTTCCCATTCCTGAAATGGCAGCTGTCGCTTACGATGTTGCAGCTTTGGCATTAAAAGGTCCTGATGCGCAATTAAACTTTCCTGATCGTGCATACTCCTACCCTGTCCCTGCTTCTCTGTCAGCCGCAGATATTCGTACTGCGGCTGCTAATGCTGCTGCTGCTAGAGCACCTCCTTTGTCAGAAATCAATACAGCAGCAGGAGGAGGACAAGGGCAAGAGTTTGTGGACGAAGAGGAAATATTTGGAATGCCGAAATTGCTTGATGATATGGCAGAGGCAATGCTTGTTAGCCCGCCAAGGATGCATCAGTACGACGAATCACCTGAAAACTCTGATGCAGATAGTCTCTGGGGTTATCCATGA
- the LOC138349309 gene encoding uncharacterized protein: MDALIGNLKTHEMNRNHDQSKKEVKKDNSLMMKYKSEEDSSDDDMAYLINRFKKIARKNKGFKKGANVPRTATQNDTCYKCGKVETFIRDCPLLKAENKEYQKSKSDKEKRRDLVLNKNDRKAAADYVVKKALAAWGDSSSDSEDPDEPNDVLMVVVHEEETIFNEMFAFMDHSENEEEEDKVTLLDMKHDLNTYSLKKLRTLANVMIDSVIELTSEGDIMNAELESLNENKDKMEEKMLKMEDKMVTLESDKTKLKKQLHQINKEVEKQKGKSNGLQVEIEEKLKTSEINLGLALEKSNNLERDIFKLKDELEKSLKWTKSSKLLSNVTNQSNFNKKGQGNLNITPPFNPHSKYFLCLAICFAFIVVKMGI; the protein is encoded by the coding sequence ATGGATGCTCTCATTGGAAATCTAAAAACTCATGAGATGAATCGAAATCATGATCAGTCAAAGAAGGAAGTCAAGAAAGATAACTCtttgatgatgaaatacaaATCTGAAGAGGACTccagtgatgatgatatggctTATCTCATCAATAGATTTAAGAAGATTGCGAGAAAGAACAAAGGTTTTAAAAAGGGAGCAAATGTTCCTCGAACTGCCACTCAAAATGATACATGTTACAAGTGTGGAAAAGTTGAGACCTTTATAAGAGATTGTCCTTTACTCAAAGCTGAAaacaaagaatatcaaaaatcaaaaagtgataaagagaagagaagagaccTGGTACTCAATAAAAATGATCGAAAAGCTGCTGCTGATTATGTGGTCAAAAAggctcttgctgcatggggAGACTCCTCAAGTGACTCAGAAGATCCTGATGAACCAAATGATGTGTTAATGGTGGTGGTTCATGAAGAGGAAACCATATTCAATGAGATGTTTGCATTCATGGATCAttcagaaaatgaagaagaggaggaCAAGGTAACTCTTCTTGATATGAAACATGATCTGAATActtattctcttaaaaaattgagaacattAGCAAATGTTATGATTGATTCAGTAATCGAGTTAACTTCTGAAGGAGATATTATGAATGCTGAGCTTGAAAGTTTAAAtgaaaacaaagataaaatggAAGAGAAAATGTTGAAAATGGAAGATAAAATGGTTACTTTGGAATCTGACAAGACTAAACTTAAAAAACAGTTGcatcaaataaataaagaagttgaaaaGCAAAAGGGGAAGTCTAATGGTTTACAAGTTGAGATTGAAGAAAAACTGAAAACCTCTGAGATAAATCTTGGGTTGGCTTTGGAGAAGAGCAACAACTTAGAAAGAGATATTTTCAAACTTAAAgatgaacttgaaaaatctcttaagtggACAAAATCTTCTAAGCTGCTGTCTAATGTAacaaatcagagtaatttcaataagaaaggtCAAGGAAATTTGAATATTACTCCTCCTTTTAATCCTCACagcaaatattttttgtgtctGGCAATTTGCTTTGCCTTCATTGTAGTAAAAATGGGCATTTAA